The following is a genomic window from Ethanoligenens harbinense YUAN-3.
CAGATTGGAGAAAATATCGCCGAAGTCGCCGAAATCAAACCCGCCGCCGTAGGCACCGCCCGGGCCGCCGGCCCCCGGATTGAAGTTCGGGTCCACGCCCGCGTGGCCAAACTGGTCGTAACGCGCGCGCTTTTCCGAATCGGAAAGCACTTCGTAGGCCTCATTGACCTCTTTGAACTTTTGCTCTGCCGTTTTGTCCCCCGCATTGAGGTCGGGGTGGTACTGTTTTGCCAGACGGCGGTACGCTTTTTTGATCTCATCGTCTGAAGCGCCCTTGGCTACACCCAGCACCTCATAAAAATCGCGTTTGTCGGCCAATCCTATCACCACTCACACTGTATTGCAGTTCACGGCGCGAAGCGGCCGCCTGAGCTGCATGGGTTCGATGCGTTCGCTGCCGTTCTGCGGACCGATACGGTTGCAGGAGAGAGCCGCACCCTCCCCTGCAAACCGCATTGATCGTTTATTTGTTTTTGTCGTCGTCGTTCACTTCGTGGAAATCCGCGTCGTGCACATCGGGACCCGCGCCGCCGTCTTCGCCTGTGGAACCGGCGCCCGCTTCGGGACCACCCGCTTCGGGGCCGCCCGCTTCCGGACCGCCCTGGCCCGCGTTCTGCGAATAGATTTTTGCGGTGACTTCATACAGTTGCTTGGAAAGCGCTTCCTGCGCGGCCTTGATGGCCTCCATATCGGTGCCTTTGAGGGCCTCTTTCAGCGCTTTAGATTTTTCTTCCACGGCGCTCTTATCCTCTGCGGAGACCTTATCGCCCAGATCGGTCAGCGTTTTTTCCGCCTGGAACACGGCTTGGTCGGCGGCATTGCGGGCATCGACCTCTTCACGGCGCTTTTTGTCTTCTTCGGCAAACTGTTCGGCTTCCTTGACCGCCTTTTCAATGTCGTCCTTGTTCATGTTGGTGCTGGACGTGATGGTGATGTCCTGCGATTTACCGGTGCCGCGGTCTTTGGCGGACACATGCACGATGCCGTTGGCGTCAATGTCAAAGGTGACCTCGATCTGCGGCACGCCGCGCGGCGCGGCCGGAATGCCGTCCAGATGGAAGACACCGAGCGATTTGTTGTCCTTGGCCATGGGGCGCTCGCCCTGCAGCACATGCACCTCAACGGAGGTCTGGCCATCGGCCGCGGTGGAGAACACCTGACTCTTGTTCACCGGGATGGTGGTGTTACGCTCAATGATCTGGGTAAACACACCGCCGAGGGTCTCGATGCCCAGAGAAAGCGGGGTGACGTCGAGCAGCAACAGGCCCTTGACCTCGCCGCCAAGCACGCCGCCCTGAATAGCCGCGCCGACCGCGACGCATTCATCCGGGTTGATGCCTTTAAACGGTTCTTTGCCGGTGAGCTTCTGCACCATTTCCTGCACAGCGGGCACGCGGGTGGAGCCGCCGACCAGCAGAATCTTATCCAGCGCGCTCGGCTGGAGACCTGCGTCCGACAGCGCCTGTTTGACCGGACCGGCGGTCGCTTCGACCAGTTCGGCGGTCAGCTCGTTGAATTTCGCACGGGTGAGCGTCACATCCAGATGTTTCGGGCCGGTGGCGTCCGCCGTGATGAACGGCAGATTGATCTGCGTGCTGGTCACGCCGGAAAGCTCAATCTTCGCCTTTTCCGCCGCTTCCTTCAAGCGCTGGAGAGCCATCTTGTCGCTGCGCAGGTCGATGCCGTTTTCCTTTTTGAAGCCGTCGGCCAGCCAGTCGATGACACGCTGGTCGAAATCGTCGCCGCCCAAGTGGTTGTTGCCGGCCGTGGCGAGCACTTCCTGCACGCCTTCGCCCATCTCAATGATGGAAACATCGAACGTGCCGCCGCCGAGGTCGTAAACCATGATCTTCTGGTCTTTTTCCTTATCAATGCCATAGGCCAGCGCGGCGGCCGTCGGCTCGTTGATGATGCGCTTAACATCCAGACCCGCAATCTTGCCCGCGTCCTTGGTGGCCTGGCGCTGCGCGTCGGTGAAATAGGCCGGCACGGTGATGACCGCTTCGGTCACGGCGCCGCCGAGATAGGCTTCCGCATCCGCTTTCAGCTTGGCAAGGATCATAGAAGAAATTTCCTGCGGGGTATAGGCCTTGCCGTCGATGTTGACTTTATAATCGCTGCCCATTTTCCGTTTGATGGAAATGATGGTGCGGTCCGGGTTGGTGATGGCCTGCCGCTTGGCAACCTGCCCGACCATGCGCTCGCCGGTCTTGGAGAACGCCACGACGGACGGCGTGGTGCGCGCGCCCTCGGAATTGGCGATGACAACCGGCTCGCCGCCTTCCATCACCGCCACGCAAGAGTTGGTGGTACCCAGATCAATTCCGATAATTCTGCCCATATACAATTACCTCCTGTATACATGCCTGCCGGCATGGATCATTTCATATATTTCCAACTTCCCCAAAAAGGAATGCTCAGTTGGCGACTTTGACGACCGAGTGGCGAATAACCTTGTCCCCGATGGCATAACCTTTCTGGAACACTTCGGCCACCACCGACTCGCCCAGACTGTCGTCATCCACATGGGCGACGGCGTTGTGGCGGTCGGGGTCGAACGCCTGCCCGGCCTCGGCCTCGATCTCAACGACGCCCAGAGCGGAAAACCCGGCTTCCATCTGCTTGAGCGTCATCTCCACGCCCTGCTGGAAACTCGCAGGGTCGGCTTCGGCAAAGTCGATGGCGCGCGCCAGACTGTCCAGTGCGGGCAACAGCGCCTTGACCGCTTTGGCCGAGGCATCGGCGCTCAGCGCTTCTTTTTCGGAAGCCGTGCGCCGCCGATAATTCTCATACTCGGAGAGGGTGTTCGCCAGACGCTGGTTGAGCGTGTCGGTCTGCGACTTGCAGGTCTGCGCGTCGGCTTTGGCAGCGTCAAGCTCTTTTTGCAGGCGTTCGATCTCCGCTTTCTGGCTCTGGAGCAGCAGCTTGATCATTTCCGCTTCGGAAAGCTCTTTTTTGTTCCCAGCGTTCTCCTTTGCGGATTCCGCCGCCTGCGTGTCCGGCTCTCCGGGCGTTTCCGCCTCGATCTCCAGCTCCGGCTCTTTGGGTGTCTCCGCGTCTTTGCTGTTCTTCAAGGAAAATGCCTCCTTCGTACGGCTTTTCTATACGACGTCCATTTTTACTCCGCAATCCGGCTTGTCTTTTTCGAATCGGCGGAGCACTACTCATCGGGAAAGGTGTCATTGATGAGTTTGCTTAACACGGACGAGAAATATTCGATATGCGAAACCAGCTTGGCATAAGGCATCCGGATGGGACCGATGATACCCACGGCACCCTGTGTTTTGCCGCCCACCCTGTACGGTGCGGCGATCAGGCTGGAAGATCGCATGAGGTCGGCACCGTTCTCCGTGCCGATGCGCACCTTCACCTGCCCGCGCACGCCGTCCACCAGCTTGGAAAGCTGCTCCCGCTGCTCCAAGAAGCGGATAATCTCCAGCGCGGAGCCGTCGTGAAATTCGGGGTAACAGAACAGGTTCGTTTCGCCGCCGAGGAATACTTCGGCGTCGCCCAGCACGCCGATCTCATCGAACACGGCTTCCAGAACCGGTTTCAGCGCTTTGGCGTACTGCATCAGCGCCTTGTTCATTCTTTCTTTCAGTTCCGGGGTAGCCGCCTCGGGCGGCAGGCCCGCGAGCTTCTCACGCAGCATATTGGAAAAATAAGCCAGCATATCGGCGTCCACATCCTCGCCCGCCTTGCAGAGGCGGCTGCGCAGCACACCCGGCGAAGCAACCAGCACGATGAGCATCGAGCGCCTGCCCGCGGGCATGACTTCCACGCTGCGGATGCGGATGTTGGCGCGCTGCGCGGCGGAAACCGCCACGCAGCCGGTAATGGCCGCCAGCACATCCCCCGCCTTGGCGAGCACGCCGTCCAGATCGCTGCCGTCGATGCGCAGCACGACGTTAATGCGCGCCTGCTCCGACTTGGTGAGCGGGTAGGCGTTCATCAGCGAATCGACATAATACCGGTAGCCCGCCTGCGTGGGGATGCGACCTGCCGAGGTATGCGGCTGCTCAAGCAGGCCCATCTCCGCGAGTTCGGACATTTCGTTGCGGATGGTGGCTGAAGAAAGGTGCATTTCCAGCATGCCGGCCAGCAGTTTGGAGCCCACCGGTTCCCCGGTCGCCACATAGCAATCCACCAGCGCGCCCAAAATGTGCTTCTTTCGATCATCAAGCTGCATGAGAATCACCCCCGATCCCGGAAAAACGCCGCCTCGGCGCCGATACGCTCCTATCCCCGGCGAATGCCGGTGTGGAATTTAGCACTCACAGCCTTCGAGTGCTAACACTATGTACTCTATCACCATTCGCGCAAAATGTCAAGGACTTTGCACAGGGAAAGCGGAAGGAATTTCCGTCCCCTTTCCTATGGAAAAAGCAGCGCGCCGATCACCGCATTGCTCACGAGAAATCCCTGCCGGGTGAGCGCGATGCGCCCCGCGCCGCGCCGCAGAAACCCGCCGTTTTCCAGCCGCTCGACCGTCTTTGCGTCGAAGGCGGAGAAATTCGCGCCGCACCGCGCACGCAGAGCGTTTTTCTCCACACCGTCCGCCAGGCGCAGGCGCAGCATGACATATTCCTCAAAGCCGCCGCCCGGGCCGTCGCCCTCCGGCGGCCTGCCCGTGAGAAAAGCGGCAAGGTCACGTGCATAATGGAAGCGACGCCCATCAAGGAAGCCGTGTGCGCCCGGCCCCAGCCCGAGGTATTCGCCGCAGTCCCAATACCGCAGGTTGTGTCGGGAAGCAAAGCCTGGTCTGGCAAAATTGGAGATCTCATACTGCGCGTAGCCGCGGGCTTCCAGCGCGTCACAGGCGGCAAGGTAACAGTCGGCCTGCAGGTCCGTGTCCGCTTCCTGCTGCCCGCGCATGGCGAACGCCGTGCCCGGCTCCACCTTCAGCAGATAGGCCGACACATGCTCCACGCCCTGCGCCGCGGCAAATGCCACCGAGCGGCGAATGCTCTCCGGCGTCTGCCCCGGTGTGGCCAGCATCAGATCGAGTGAGAGGTTGGCAAAGCCCGCCTTCCGGGCAGCCTCCACCGCGCGCGCCACGTCCGCCGTCTTATGCCGGCGGCCCAGCGCGGCAAGTTCCGCGTCGCAGGCCGACTGCATACCCAAAGACAGCCGGTTGAAGCCCGCCGCCCGCAGCACCGGCAGCAACTCCGCCAGATCGGAGCCGGGATTGGCCTCTACCGTGATTTCCGCATCCGGCGCGACGGGATAGATCTGTTTGAAATACGTAAGCAAAGCAGCCAGCGTGCCGCCAAGCAGCACGGGCGTGCCGCCGCCGAAATAGACGCTCTCCACCCGCCGCCCGGCCAGGCGCGGCACATAGGTGCGGGCGGCGGCACGCAGAACATCCGCATACTGCGTGGCCACTTCCGGTGCGAACGGCACCGAGTAGAAATCGCAGTACGGACACTTGGCGGGCGCACAGAACGGCACGTGGACATACAGCCCCAGCGACGCGCTCATTCGTCCAGCTTGAGCACGGACATGAACGCTTCCTGCGGCACCTCTACCGAGCCGAGCTGGCGCATGCGTTTTTTGCCCTCTTTCTGCTTCTCAAGCAGTTTCTTTTTGCGGGTGATGTCGCCACCGTAACACTTAGCCAGCACGTCCTTGCGCATGGCCTTGACCGTTTCGCGTGCGATGATACGCCCGCCCACCGCCGCCTGAATGGGCACCTCAAACAACTGGCGCGGGATGACGTCCTTGAGCTTTTCCGCGATGCGCCGCCCGCGTGCATAGGCCTTGTCGGCGTGCACGATGAACGACAGCGCATCCACCACCTCGCCGTTGAGCATGATGTCGAGCTTGACCAGCCTGGAGGGCGCGTAGCCTTTCACTTCATAGTCAAAGGAAGCAAAGCCGCGCGTGCGGGATTTGAGTGCGTCAAAGAAATCATAGACGATCTCATTGAGCGGCAGTTCGTAATGCAAATCGGCGCGGGTGGCGTCGAGGTATTTGGTGTCTTTATACACGCCGCGGCGCTCCTGACAGAGCTCCATGATGCTGCCGATATAATCGGTGGGGGTGAGGATGTGCGCCGTAATCATCGGCTCCTCCGCCTGCGCGATCACGTCCGGCGACGGAAAGTTGGTGGGGTTGTCGATGAACACCGTTTCGCCGTTTGTCTTGATGATCTTGTAGACCACGCTGGGCGCGGTGGTGACCAGATCGAGATTATATTCGCGCTCCAGCCGCTCCTGAATGACCTCCATGTGCAGCAGCCCCAGAAACCCGCAGCGGAAACCGAACCCCAGCGCGATGGACGTTTCCGGCTCGAACGAGAGCGAAGCATCGTTGAGCTGGAGTTTGGCCAGCGCGTCGCGCAGGTCGCCGTATTTCGCGCCGTCGGCAGGATAGACGCCGCAGTAGACCATTGGGTTGACCTTTTTGTATCCAGGCAGCGGCTCTTTCACACCGTTTTCCACGGTGGTAACGGTGTCGCCCACGCGGGTGTCCGCCACGTTTTTGATGCTGGCGGTGAGGTAGCCGACCTCGCCCGCGCACAGGGCCTCGGCGGGCTGCAAACAGGTGGGTAGCATATAGCCCACCTCCACCACGTCGAACTCCGCGCCGGTGGCCATCATCCTGATGCGGCTGCCGGGCTTCACGGTGCCGTCCATCACCCGCATGTAAACGATGACGCCCTTGTAACTGTCGTAATAGGAATCGAAGATAAGCGCGGAGAGCGGCTTTTCCGGGTCGCCCTGCGGCGCAGGGACAGCGGCGATGATCTTGTCCAGTACGTCCTGAATGTTCAGGCCCGTCTTAGCGGAAATGCAGGGCGCGTCATCCGCCGGGATGCCGATGACATCCTCGATCTCGGCTTTCACACGGTCGGGGTCGGCGGAGGGCAGATCGATCTTGTTGATGACCGGCACCACCTCAAGCCCGTGATCCACCGCCAGATAGGTATTGGCCAGCGTCTGCGCCTCGATGCCCTGCGACGCGTCCACCACCAGGATGGCGCCCTCGCAGGCCGCCAGAGAGCGGGACACCTCGTAGTTGAAGTCCACATGGCCGGGCGTGTCGATGAGATTGAGCTCATACGCCTGCCCGTCGGTATGCGTATAGCTGAGCTTGACGGCGCGCGCCTTGATGGTGATGCCCCGCTCGCG
Proteins encoded in this region:
- the hrcA gene encoding heat-inducible transcriptional repressor HrcA, which translates into the protein MQLDDRKKHILGALVDCYVATGEPVGSKLLAGMLEMHLSSATIRNEMSELAEMGLLEQPHTSAGRIPTQAGYRYYVDSLMNAYPLTKSEQARINVVLRIDGSDLDGVLAKAGDVLAAITGCVAVSAAQRANIRIRSVEVMPAGRRSMLIVLVASPGVLRSRLCKAGEDVDADMLAYFSNMLREKLAGLPPEAATPELKERMNKALMQYAKALKPVLEAVFDEIGVLGDAEVFLGGETNLFCYPEFHDGSALEIIRFLEQREQLSKLVDGVRGQVKVRIGTENGADLMRSSSLIAAPYRVGGKTQGAVGIIGPIRMPYAKLVSHIEYFSSVLSKLINDTFPDE
- the dnaK gene encoding molecular chaperone DnaK, which translates into the protein MGRIIGIDLGTTNSCVAVMEGGEPVVIANSEGARTTPSVVAFSKTGERMVGQVAKRQAITNPDRTIISIKRKMGSDYKVNIDGKAYTPQEISSMILAKLKADAEAYLGGAVTEAVITVPAYFTDAQRQATKDAGKIAGLDVKRIINEPTAAALAYGIDKEKDQKIMVYDLGGGTFDVSIIEMGEGVQEVLATAGNNHLGGDDFDQRVIDWLADGFKKENGIDLRSDKMALQRLKEAAEKAKIELSGVTSTQINLPFITADATGPKHLDVTLTRAKFNELTAELVEATAGPVKQALSDAGLQPSALDKILLVGGSTRVPAVQEMVQKLTGKEPFKGINPDECVAVGAAIQGGVLGGEVKGLLLLDVTPLSLGIETLGGVFTQIIERNTTIPVNKSQVFSTAADGQTSVEVHVLQGERPMAKDNKSLGVFHLDGIPAAPRGVPQIEVTFDIDANGIVHVSAKDRGTGKSQDITITSSTNMNKDDIEKAVKEAEQFAEEDKKRREEVDARNAADQAVFQAEKTLTDLGDKVSAEDKSAVEEKSKALKEALKGTDMEAIKAAQEALSKQLYEVTAKIYSQNAGQGGPEAGGPEAGGPEAGAGSTGEDGGAGPDVHDADFHEVNDDDKNK
- the hemW gene encoding radical SAM family heme chaperone HemW; this translates as MSASLGLYVHVPFCAPAKCPYCDFYSVPFAPEVATQYADVLRAAARTYVPRLAGRRVESVYFGGGTPVLLGGTLAALLTYFKQIYPVAPDAEITVEANPGSDLAELLPVLRAAGFNRLSLGMQSACDAELAALGRRHKTADVARAVEAARKAGFANLSLDLMLATPGQTPESIRRSVAFAAAQGVEHVSAYLLKVEPGTAFAMRGQQEADTDLQADCYLAACDALEARGYAQYEISNFARPGFASRHNLRYWDCGEYLGLGPGAHGFLDGRRFHYARDLAAFLTGRPPEGDGPGGGFEEYVMLRLRLADGVEKNALRARCGANFSAFDAKTVERLENGGFLRRGAGRIALTRQGFLVSNAVIGALLFP
- the lepA gene encoding translation elongation factor 4 — protein: MNHAGRPAVEVSRLQENIRNFCIIAHIDHGKSTLADRLMEKTSAVSARDMEAQLLDNMDLERERGITIKARAVKLSYTHTDGQAYELNLIDTPGHVDFNYEVSRSLAACEGAILVVDASQGIEAQTLANTYLAVDHGLEVVPVINKIDLPSADPDRVKAEIEDVIGIPADDAPCISAKTGLNIQDVLDKIIAAVPAPQGDPEKPLSALIFDSYYDSYKGVIVYMRVMDGTVKPGSRIRMMATGAEFDVVEVGYMLPTCLQPAEALCAGEVGYLTASIKNVADTRVGDTVTTVENGVKEPLPGYKKVNPMVYCGVYPADGAKYGDLRDALAKLQLNDASLSFEPETSIALGFGFRCGFLGLLHMEVIQERLEREYNLDLVTTAPSVVYKIIKTNGETVFIDNPTNFPSPDVIAQAEEPMITAHILTPTDYIGSIMELCQERRGVYKDTKYLDATRADLHYELPLNEIVYDFFDALKSRTRGFASFDYEVKGYAPSRLVKLDIMLNGEVVDALSFIVHADKAYARGRRIAEKLKDVIPRQLFEVPIQAAVGGRIIARETVKAMRKDVLAKCYGGDITRKKKLLEKQKEGKKRMRQLGSVEVPQEAFMSVLKLDE
- the grpE gene encoding nucleotide exchange factor GrpE; this encodes MKNSKDAETPKEPELEIEAETPGEPDTQAAESAKENAGNKKELSEAEMIKLLLQSQKAEIERLQKELDAAKADAQTCKSQTDTLNQRLANTLSEYENYRRRTASEKEALSADASAKAVKALLPALDSLARAIDFAEADPASFQQGVEMTLKQMEAGFSALGVVEIEAEAGQAFDPDRHNAVAHVDDDSLGESVVAEVFQKGYAIGDKVIRHSVVKVAN